The genome window TATAAGCGAAAAAAACTGATATTAGAATCAGTTTAATAAGAGTATTCTTTATAGCGAATGGAGCCAGTACGGCTACTAAAATATGTTATTTCTTTAATTCTCATTTTGACATGACATTTAAAGCAATAAAAAGGATTTACTTGAAAAGTATCCCAAGTTTCAACTTGATAAAATGTACTTTTAGAGTATTTGGATACATATTTTCTCATAGTTTCCATAATACTTTTAATTTCTTTATTTACATTTCTTGAATAAATTCCAAAACGTTTAATCATTTTAAAATGTTTAGGAGGAATATGAATAATTAATTTAGAAAGAAAAGTTTCAATATCTAGTGTTAGTTCTACTCTTTCTTTGTTGTTAGCAAGATCTTCGTAATAGAAAGTGACATTTCCATCAGAATAATCAATAATTTTATATTCAGCGATAGGAGCCCTAGATAA of Fusobacterium sp. FSA-380-WT-3A contains these proteins:
- a CDS encoding transposase encodes the protein MHAIVTLGGFNKNHKYLEKKYFHINSIVGQWKKLVIDIVKNGNYENEKLKKKAYHVASQLYHKNTRFFFDVAKNDLNNNIKAIKYIGRYLSRAPIAEYKIIDYSDGNVTFYYEDLANNKERVELTLDIETFLSKLIIHIPPKHFKMIKRFGIYSRNVNKEIKSIMETMRKYVSKYSKSTFYQVETWDTFQVNPFYCFKCHVKMRIKEITYFSSRTGSIRYKEYSY